A DNA window from Streptomyces asoensis contains the following coding sequences:
- a CDS encoding phosphatase PAP2 family protein, translated as MIIALDGSPVDGPAYTDVVNLARHSPVWLDDTVSAWSTYGLALFAVLMAVGWWHARRVGATASVTALAVPFVVVVAFGVDAVLKLLVREDRPCQSLRVTTLEACPAPGDWSFPSNHAAIAAAAAVALLFVSRRLGAVAVVAACAMAASRVWVGAHYPHDVLAGVVVGALAAFLVMSALRRRAEAAALRLAATRLRPLLVVS; from the coding sequence ATGATCATCGCACTTGACGGCTCGCCGGTCGACGGCCCGGCCTACACCGACGTGGTGAACCTCGCCCGGCACTCCCCCGTCTGGCTGGACGACACGGTGTCGGCCTGGTCGACGTACGGTCTCGCCCTGTTCGCGGTGCTCATGGCCGTCGGCTGGTGGCACGCCCGGCGTGTGGGCGCCACCGCGTCCGTGACCGCACTCGCCGTGCCGTTCGTCGTGGTCGTGGCCTTCGGGGTGGACGCGGTGCTGAAGCTGCTGGTGCGCGAGGACCGGCCCTGCCAGAGCCTGCGGGTGACCACACTGGAGGCGTGTCCGGCGCCCGGCGACTGGTCCTTCCCCAGCAACCACGCGGCCATCGCCGCCGCGGCGGCCGTCGCCCTGCTGTTCGTCTCCCGCCGACTCGGTGCGGTCGCCGTCGTGGCCGCCTGCGCGATGGCCGCCTCGCGTGTCTGGGTGGGCGCGCACTATCCCCACGACGTGCTGGCAGGGGTCGTGGTGGGCGCGCTCGCCGCCTTCCTCGTCATGTCGGCACTGCGCAGGCGTGCGGAGGCCGCAGCCCTGCGGCTCGCGGCCACCCGTCTGCGTCCACTGCTGGTGGTGTCGTGA
- a CDS encoding phosphatase PAP2 family protein: MKRGEVAELAGSCGLGAWTAFGVLTMVVVGHDGTPLFADADLLSWSVGHRPDVAVALARGLTDTGTGVIPYALAVLAALIAGRTPRQRGLAVALCLGCLGAGQALRYAVMALVTRPRPPLTDWATHASGWAFPSGHTTTAALTAGLLIIAIRIRGPRGRTVLTLVIGGWGALVGLTRVYLGVHWFTDVVGGWLFALGWLGLYLSAVARWLPGRWALGTTDTDTDTEADSARGTAEPTAGTAGGRTHATPEHMDVPREQREDHAPDDPGRRGRSRPA, encoded by the coding sequence GTGAAGCGCGGCGAGGTCGCCGAACTGGCCGGCAGCTGCGGTCTCGGAGCGTGGACGGCCTTCGGCGTGCTGACCATGGTCGTGGTGGGCCACGACGGCACACCGCTGTTCGCGGACGCCGACTTGCTCTCGTGGTCCGTCGGCCACCGGCCCGACGTGGCGGTGGCGCTCGCCCGCGGGCTGACCGACACCGGGACCGGTGTCATCCCGTACGCGCTGGCGGTGCTGGCCGCGCTCATCGCGGGGCGCACCCCACGGCAGCGCGGGCTCGCCGTGGCGCTCTGTCTGGGCTGCCTTGGGGCGGGCCAGGCGCTGCGGTACGCGGTGATGGCACTTGTCACCCGGCCGCGGCCACCCCTGACGGACTGGGCGACGCATGCCTCGGGATGGGCGTTCCCGTCCGGTCACACCACCACCGCGGCCCTCACCGCGGGGCTGCTGATCATCGCCATCCGCATACGCGGCCCGCGTGGCAGGACTGTACTCACCCTGGTCATCGGCGGCTGGGGCGCGCTGGTCGGGCTGACCCGCGTCTACCTCGGAGTGCACTGGTTCACCGACGTCGTCGGCGGCTGGCTGTTCGCCCTCGGGTGGCTCGGCCTGTATCTGAGCGCTGTGGCCCGCTGGCTTCCCGGCCGATGGGCCCTCGGCACGACAGACACGGACACGGACACGGAGGCGGACTCGGCGCGCGGCACGGCAGAACCGACGGCCGGCACAGCAGGGGGCCGGACGCACGCGACACCGGAACACATGGACGTCCCACGAGAGCAGAGGGAGGACCATGCGCCGGACGATCCTGGTCGTCGAGGACGATCACGCCCTGCGTGA